The following proteins come from a genomic window of Mariniflexile sp. TRM1-10:
- a CDS encoding cellulase family glycosylhydrolase, translated as MKTIKIKTIIQALFLSIPIIFFACSSDNSPEKEPEEEVIEYTLTASVTTLEFQSEESSQDITITTNVDTWVISSSGTSWITLSETSGAAGSTVVQVTASENTSLAGRSSTITINANKVTPVKITVTQAGVTSSNGIYPDYNTNPIPADATGMSSSATEIAAKISLGWNIGNTLEATGGETAWGNPKVTKALIDAVKANGFDAIRIPCSWDQNLTDNINAKIKTEWLDRVKEVVQYCVDNDMYVLLNIHWDGGWLENNINEASKEQVNAKQKAFWEQIATHLRDFDEHLLFASANEPAVENASEMAVLNSYHQTFIDAVRATGGKNAYRTLVVQGPSTDIVKTNTLMNTLPTDTASNRLMAEVHYYTPYQFAGLTEDATWGKMFYYWGTGFHSTTDTTRNATWGEETELENYLKLMKTQFVDQGIPVILGEFGAIRRTTLTGDALQLHLDSRAYYLKTVVKQAKANGLLPFYWDEGSMGNNGFGIFNRTNNTVFDQKALDALLAGLN; from the coding sequence ATGAAAACAATAAAAATCAAAACAATTATTCAAGCATTATTCCTTTCTATTCCAATAATTTTTTTTGCATGTAGTTCGGACAATTCTCCTGAAAAGGAACCAGAGGAAGAAGTTATTGAATATACCCTTACGGCTAGTGTTACAACTTTGGAATTTCAAAGTGAAGAAAGTAGTCAAGACATCACCATTACCACCAATGTAGACACTTGGGTAATCAGTAGTTCTGGCACCAGTTGGATAACTTTAAGCGAAACCTCTGGTGCTGCGGGATCTACAGTTGTACAAGTTACAGCTTCAGAAAACACAAGCCTAGCGGGTCGGTCTTCTACAATCACAATAAACGCAAATAAAGTAACGCCTGTAAAAATCACCGTCACTCAGGCCGGTGTAACGTCGTCTAACGGTATTTATCCAGATTATAATACAAACCCCATTCCCGCAGATGCCACAGGCATGAGTAGTTCGGCAACAGAAATCGCTGCAAAAATTTCTTTAGGTTGGAATATAGGGAACACCTTAGAAGCCACAGGAGGAGAAACAGCTTGGGGAAACCCGAAAGTTACTAAAGCATTAATTGATGCAGTTAAGGCAAATGGTTTTGATGCGATACGTATTCCTTGCTCTTGGGATCAAAATTTAACAGACAATATTAATGCCAAGATAAAAACAGAATGGTTGGACAGAGTCAAAGAAGTGGTACAATATTGCGTTGATAACGACATGTATGTATTATTAAATATCCATTGGGATGGTGGTTGGTTAGAAAACAATATTAATGAAGCTAGCAAAGAACAAGTCAATGCAAAACAAAAAGCATTTTGGGAGCAAATAGCGACACATTTAAGAGATTTTGATGAACATTTATTGTTTGCTAGTGCTAATGAGCCCGCTGTAGAAAATGCCAGTGAAATGGCGGTTTTAAATTCGTACCACCAAACGTTTATTGATGCTGTTAGAGCAACAGGTGGTAAAAATGCCTATAGAACATTAGTTGTTCAAGGACCGTCTACAGATATTGTAAAAACAAATACTTTAATGAATACCTTACCTACAGATACAGCATCAAACCGATTAATGGCAGAAGTACATTATTATACTCCTTATCAATTTGCAGGACTTACAGAAGATGCCACTTGGGGTAAAATGTTTTATTATTGGGGCACAGGTTTTCATTCTACAACCGATACGACCCGTAATGCCACTTGGGGTGAAGAAACCGAATTAGAAAATTACCTTAAACTGATGAAAACCCAATTTGTAGATCAAGGCATTCCTGTAATACTTGGAGAGTTTGGTGCTATTAGACGCACTACACTAACAGGAGATGCTTTACAGCTGCATTTAGATTCTAGAGCCTATTATTTAAAAACAGTTGTAAAACAAGCTAAAGCAAATGGCCTTTTGCCTTTTTATTGGGATGAAGGAAGTATGGGAAATAATGGGTTTGGTATTTTTAACCGTACTAACAATACGGTATTTGACCAAAAAGCGCTCGATGCTTTATTAGCTGGATTAAACTAA
- a CDS encoding alpha-L-fucosidase → MKNIISICFIALISLLSCSQKKKEPLQVKKEIIYEENWESLSKYDEAAEWFKDAKFGIYAHWGVMSVPAYANDWYARNMHIEGSDEYKHHVAIYGEPSKFGYHDFVPMFKAEKFDAHAWAALFEKSGAKFAGIVAQHHDGWSNWASKINPWNALDMGPKRDVYGELSEAIHKKNMKLVASFHMARNLQIFKEQPEKWLNDTSYFPYNPKMPTSSEDPLLAKMYGNIPKEKFYNDWIGQLKEVIDNYSPDLIYFDSQTQKIPESYRKAFTAYYFNDAVAKNKQVVFTHKEGEFPKSVSLEDFEKGRMNKITKDYWLTDETVSVGSWSYTDNLGLKTPSEIIHVLADVVSKNGALMLNVSPMANGIIPQNQQDILLEIGAWLKINGEAIYGSRPWFVFGEGPTKQEKSGMFLDKITYTPQDVRYTKNGNTIYAIILGWPGNNAPITLTAFTKSVLEENIPKAQQISILGFNGVVPFTQNSEGLHFKTPNEKINDHAFVIKIETNN, encoded by the coding sequence ATGAAAAACATCATAAGTATTTGTTTCATAGCACTTATTAGCCTGTTAAGTTGTTCTCAAAAAAAGAAAGAACCTTTACAAGTTAAAAAAGAGATTATATATGAAGAAAACTGGGAGTCTTTATCAAAATATGATGAAGCTGCCGAGTGGTTTAAAGATGCTAAGTTCGGAATTTATGCACATTGGGGCGTTATGTCTGTGCCAGCTTATGCCAACGATTGGTATGCTAGAAATATGCATATAGAAGGTAGCGACGAATATAAACACCATGTAGCAATATACGGTGAACCATCAAAGTTTGGTTATCATGATTTTGTACCTATGTTTAAAGCTGAAAAATTTGATGCTCATGCGTGGGCAGCGCTTTTTGAAAAATCTGGAGCAAAATTTGCAGGTATTGTTGCCCAGCATCACGATGGTTGGTCTAATTGGGCAAGTAAAATAAATCCTTGGAATGCACTAGACATGGGACCGAAACGTGATGTTTACGGTGAGTTAAGTGAGGCTATTCATAAAAAAAACATGAAACTAGTGGCTTCATTCCATATGGCTAGAAATCTCCAAATCTTTAAAGAACAACCGGAAAAATGGTTGAACGATACGTCTTATTTTCCATACAATCCTAAAATGCCAACGTCGTCTGAAGATCCGCTTTTAGCTAAAATGTATGGCAATATTCCAAAAGAAAAGTTTTATAACGATTGGATTGGTCAACTTAAAGAGGTCATTGATAATTACAGTCCCGATCTAATTTATTTTGATAGTCAAACCCAAAAAATACCAGAATCTTATAGAAAAGCATTTACAGCTTATTATTTTAATGATGCCGTTGCAAAAAATAAACAAGTAGTTTTTACACATAAAGAAGGTGAATTTCCAAAATCGGTGAGTCTTGAAGATTTTGAAAAAGGACGCATGAATAAAATCACCAAAGATTATTGGCTTACAGACGAAACAGTTTCTGTTGGAAGTTGGAGTTACACTGATAATTTAGGCTTGAAAACCCCTAGTGAAATTATCCATGTTTTAGCAGATGTAGTCAGTAAAAACGGCGCTTTAATGCTAAATGTATCGCCTATGGCAAATGGCATTATTCCCCAAAACCAGCAAGATATTTTATTAGAAATCGGTGCATGGTTAAAAATAAACGGTGAGGCTATTTATGGTTCCAGACCTTGGTTTGTTTTTGGCGAAGGCCCCACAAAACAGGAAAAATCCGGGATGTTTTTAGATAAAATCACCTATACCCCACAAGATGTACGTTATACCAAAAATGGGAACACTATTTACGCAATTATTTTAGGCTGGCCGGGCAATAACGCTCCCATAACATTAACCGCTTTTACTAAAAGTGTTTTAGAGGAAAACATTCCTAAAGCACAGCAAATTTCTATTTTAGGCTTTAACGGAGTGGTTCCTTTTACCCAAAACAGTGAAGGTTTACATTTTAAAACACCCAATGAAAAAATAAACGATCATGCGTTTGTAATTAAAATCGAGACTAATAATTAA
- a CDS encoding GH39 family glycosyl hydrolase has protein sequence MKQILLLTFTIIFSLSQFLLAQTNKNALLNNQRTIELDYNKTSGKLNTTFKECIGAGRANEGLRADWQRQLAMVKQDCDFKYIRMHGLLTDDMGVYKLDEQGRNPQYNYQYIDVLYDYILSIGMKPFVELSFMPNYLASGDKTVFWWKGNITPPNNYDKWASLIENLVTHFTERYGKEEIKTWYFEVWNEPNLSDFWSGTQEEYFKLYKYTAEAVKKVNPEYRIGGPATAGNGWIEETINFTEQNKIPLDYISTHTYGVKQGYLDEFGTSGTILNKDEWSVSGDVIAVRKKMDSLSKQNLELHYTEWSSSYTPADPIHDSYHQAAYILQKIKQIGNAANSMSYWVFTDIFEEAGPRFTPFHGGFGLVNYQGIKKPAYYAYAFMNKLGETELQNTDNYSWATKNSNGDVQFLLWDFTNTHPGDTELNQTYYIKDLPSKSKGKANIQISNLPKGDYTLEIYKVGYKHNDPYTAYLNMGKPNQLTKDQVSFLKEQSDGKPLKEETVKIKANGVFAKNLSINENDVLFVQLKKQ, from the coding sequence ATGAAACAAATCCTCCTATTAACATTTACAATAATTTTTAGTTTGTCACAATTTCTATTGGCACAAACTAATAAAAACGCATTATTGAATAACCAAAGAACTATTGAGCTAGATTACAATAAAACATCTGGCAAACTAAATACTACGTTTAAAGAGTGTATTGGAGCTGGTCGTGCAAACGAAGGTTTGCGTGCCGATTGGCAACGACAACTAGCTATGGTAAAGCAAGATTGTGATTTTAAATATATTAGAATGCATGGGCTGCTAACAGACGATATGGGTGTTTATAAATTAGACGAACAAGGAAGAAACCCACAATACAATTACCAATACATTGATGTGTTGTATGATTATATCCTAAGCATAGGAATGAAGCCTTTTGTAGAATTAAGCTTTATGCCCAATTATTTAGCGAGTGGAGACAAAACTGTTTTTTGGTGGAAAGGAAATATAACACCACCAAATAATTATGACAAATGGGCAAGTTTGATTGAAAATTTAGTGACTCATTTCACAGAACGCTATGGTAAAGAAGAAATAAAAACATGGTATTTTGAAGTGTGGAATGAACCAAACTTAAGTGACTTTTGGTCAGGTACTCAAGAAGAATATTTTAAGTTATATAAATATACCGCAGAAGCTGTAAAAAAAGTCAATCCAGAATATCGCATTGGAGGTCCTGCAACTGCTGGAAATGGGTGGATTGAAGAAACCATAAATTTTACGGAACAAAACAAAATACCCTTAGATTATATTTCAACACATACCTACGGGGTAAAACAAGGTTATTTAGATGAGTTTGGAACATCTGGGACTATTTTAAATAAAGATGAATGGAGCGTTAGTGGCGATGTCATTGCGGTTCGCAAAAAAATGGATAGTTTATCAAAGCAAAATTTAGAATTGCATTACACCGAATGGAGTTCGTCCTATACTCCTGCAGATCCTATTCATGATAGCTACCACCAAGCCGCATACATTCTTCAAAAAATAAAACAAATTGGTAATGCTGCCAACTCCATGTCTTATTGGGTGTTTACCGATATTTTCGAAGAAGCAGGTCCAAGATTTACACCTTTTCATGGTGGGTTTGGGTTGGTAAATTATCAAGGTATTAAAAAACCAGCCTATTATGCTTATGCCTTTATGAATAAATTAGGTGAAACCGAATTGCAAAACACTGACAACTATTCTTGGGCTACAAAAAATTCAAATGGAGATGTCCAATTCTTACTTTGGGATTTTACAAATACACATCCTGGAGATACTGAGTTAAACCAAACCTACTACATTAAAGATTTGCCTTCAAAATCCAAAGGAAAAGCGAATATTCAAATTTCTAATTTACCCAAAGGTGATTATACATTGGAAATCTACAAAGTAGGCTATAAACATAACGACCCCTATACGGCATATTTAAATATGGGCAAACCTAATCAGCTAACTAAAGATCAAGTAAGCTTCTTAAAAGAACAAAGCGATGGAAAACCTCTTAAAGAGGAAACCGTCAAAATAAAAGCTAATGGGGTATTTGCAAAAAACCTTTCAATTAATGAAAATGATGTCCTTTTTGTTCAACTTAAAAAACAATAG
- a CDS encoding TIM-barrel domain-containing protein has translation MKLNKLYLGLFTGLLLTSCSAKHYVKTDNGIVININKTNKAEINKVRLNVLGDELIHVSATPEQEFKKDSSLIILPNLKKTPFNVTQNGDSITLSTKTLHVMVSSMDGGITFKDHEGNIILAEKQGGGKTFNPIEVEGTKGYTVRQIFESPEDEAFYGLGQHQSDEFNYKNKSEELFQYNTKVSVPFIVSNKNYGLLWDSYALSRFGDSRPYEQLNEVFKIYNKEGKQGSFSGTYNAPEYGKTPLIREEASIFFEDKQSIKNLPENFPLKNAEVLYEGAIEAKESGEYKFTLYYAGYIKVFLNNELVVPERWRTAWNPNSYKFSMNLKAGKRVPLRIEWNPNGGTSYCGLRVRTPQLDEEKNNQVWWSEMNKNLNYYFVHGNSMDDIIKGYRTLTGKSQIMPKWAMGYWQSRERYKTEDEILSNLKEFRERQIPIDNIVLDWNYWEEDAWGSHEFDAERFPDPKGMVDSIHAMNAKMMISVWPKFYKTTEHFKEFDEKGWMYQQAIKDSIRDWVGPGYVGSFYDAYSADARKLFWKQIYDNLYPIGVDAWWMDASEPNVLDCTDMDYRKSLQGPTALGSSTEFFNTYALMNAEAIYNGQREVAPNKRVFLLTRSGFAGLQRYSTATWSGDIATRWEDMKAQISAGLNFAVSGIPYWTMDIGGFCVEDRYVAAQLQYNQNGKENADYKEWRELNARWHQFGAFAPLYRSHGQFPFREPWNIAPKGHPAYESILYYNQLRYRLMPYIYTMAGMTYFEDYTIMRPLVMDFSNDKTVENIGDQFMFGPSIMVNPVYNYEARNRKVYFPKTSNWFNFYTGEFIKGGQTLTVDAPYEQIPLYIREGAIIPVGPEIQYTDEKPANHIILYVYQGKDGSFTLYEDESGNYNYEKGHFSNIAFNYNDASKTVTIEDRQGEFEGMLENRTFEIITVSKEQPKAFMYDAKGKTIEYDGKKQTISLK, from the coding sequence ATGAAACTAAATAAACTCTATCTAGGTCTTTTTACAGGACTGTTATTAACATCTTGTTCAGCAAAACATTATGTAAAAACAGACAATGGCATTGTTATTAACATTAATAAAACCAACAAAGCAGAAATTAATAAGGTTCGATTAAACGTTTTAGGAGACGAACTCATTCATGTTTCGGCAACTCCAGAACAGGAATTTAAAAAAGATTCTAGTTTAATTATACTTCCTAATTTAAAAAAAACACCGTTCAATGTAACTCAAAACGGAGACTCAATTACCCTTTCCACAAAAACATTACATGTCATGGTTTCTTCAATGGATGGGGGCATTACATTTAAGGATCATGAAGGAAACATTATTTTAGCCGAAAAGCAAGGTGGCGGAAAAACGTTCAATCCTATAGAAGTTGAAGGCACCAAAGGCTACACAGTTCGCCAAATTTTTGAATCGCCAGAGGATGAAGCATTCTACGGGTTGGGTCAGCATCAATCGGACGAATTCAATTATAAAAATAAAAGTGAAGAACTATTTCAGTATAACACCAAGGTTTCGGTACCTTTTATAGTTTCAAATAAAAATTATGGTCTGCTATGGGATAGTTATGCATTAAGCCGTTTTGGTGATAGTCGGCCTTATGAGCAATTAAATGAAGTTTTTAAAATTTATAACAAAGAAGGAAAACAAGGAAGCTTTTCAGGCACTTATAATGCACCCGAATATGGAAAAACACCACTAATTAGAGAAGAAGCGTCAATTTTCTTTGAGGACAAACAAAGTATTAAAAACCTACCAGAAAATTTCCCTTTGAAAAATGCCGAAGTTTTATATGAAGGCGCTATTGAAGCCAAAGAAAGTGGCGAATACAAATTCACACTATACTATGCTGGTTACATCAAAGTATTTTTAAACAACGAATTGGTGGTTCCAGAACGTTGGAGAACCGCATGGAATCCAAACAGCTACAAATTCTCAATGAATCTAAAGGCTGGAAAACGCGTGCCTTTACGCATAGAATGGAACCCAAATGGCGGTACTTCGTATTGTGGTCTAAGGGTAAGAACACCTCAACTAGACGAAGAAAAAAACAACCAGGTTTGGTGGAGTGAAATGAACAAAAACCTAAACTATTATTTTGTTCATGGAAATTCTATGGACGACATCATAAAAGGCTATCGCACGCTAACAGGGAAATCCCAAATCATGCCAAAATGGGCCATGGGCTATTGGCAAAGTCGGGAAAGGTATAAAACGGAAGATGAAATTCTGAGCAATTTAAAGGAATTCAGAGAACGCCAAATTCCCATTGATAATATTGTTTTGGATTGGAATTATTGGGAAGAAGACGCTTGGGGAAGTCATGAATTCGATGCCGAACGTTTTCCTGATCCTAAAGGAATGGTAGATTCTATTCATGCCATGAATGCTAAAATGATGATTTCGGTATGGCCAAAATTCTATAAAACCACAGAACACTTTAAAGAATTTGATGAAAAAGGCTGGATGTACCAACAAGCCATAAAAGATAGTATTCGCGACTGGGTTGGCCCAGGTTATGTAGGGTCTTTTTACGATGCTTATTCAGCTGATGCTCGAAAATTATTTTGGAAACAAATTTATGACAATCTATACCCTATCGGTGTTGATGCTTGGTGGATGGATGCTAGTGAACCAAACGTATTGGATTGTACAGATATGGATTATCGTAAATCACTACAAGGACCGACGGCTTTGGGGTCTTCCACCGAATTTTTCAATACCTATGCTTTAATGAATGCCGAAGCTATTTATAACGGTCAGCGTGAGGTAGCACCAAACAAGCGTGTGTTTTTACTAACACGCTCTGGATTTGCAGGATTACAGCGCTACTCTACCGCAACTTGGAGTGGCGATATCGCAACACGTTGGGAGGATATGAAGGCTCAAATTTCGGCTGGTTTAAACTTCGCTGTTAGCGGTATTCCATACTGGACAATGGATATTGGTGGTTTCTGTGTAGAAGATCGTTATGTGGCTGCGCAATTACAATATAATCAGAACGGAAAAGAAAATGCAGATTATAAAGAATGGCGGGAGTTAAATGCACGTTGGCATCAATTTGGGGCTTTTGCACCATTATATAGATCACATGGACAATTTCCGTTTCGTGAACCATGGAATATTGCTCCTAAAGGACATCCTGCTTACGAGTCTATTCTATATTACAACCAATTACGCTATAGGTTAATGCCTTATATCTACACGATGGCCGGTATGACTTATTTTGAGGATTATACCATCATGCGTCCATTGGTGATGGATTTTTCAAATGATAAAACTGTTGAAAATATTGGCGATCAGTTTATGTTTGGTCCTTCCATAATGGTTAATCCAGTTTACAATTATGAAGCAAGGAATCGCAAGGTTTACTTTCCCAAAACTTCAAATTGGTTCAATTTCTATACTGGTGAATTTATAAAGGGAGGACAAACATTAACGGTCGATGCGCCTTACGAACAAATTCCACTATATATACGCGAAGGCGCTATAATTCCTGTAGGTCCAGAAATTCAATATACCGATGAGAAACCTGCCAACCACATCATCCTTTATGTTTACCAAGGAAAAGACGGCAGTTTTACATTATACGAAGATGAATCTGGAAATTATAATTATGAAAAAGGGCATTTCTCCAATATTGCTTTCAACTATAACGATGCTTCAAAAACAGTAACTATTGAAGATAGACAAGGTGAATTTGAAGGCATGCTTGAAAACCGAACATTTGAAATCATCACTGTAAGCAAAGAACAGCCAAAAGCATTTATGTATGATGCCAAAGGGAAAACTATTGAATACGATGGCAAAAAACAAACCATCAGTTTAAAATAA
- a CDS encoding glycoside hydrolase family 3 C-terminal domain-containing protein gives MNIKHIYTSMIAATLLVVSCKDTKQSEKTANNTMVAEYKGKPITKEFDAKIDSLVAQMTLEEKTGMLHGNSMFATKAIERLGIPELTMADGPLGVREEISRDSWTAAGWDNDFATYYPAGGGLAATWNTELAYLFGRSVGEEAIARDKDVLLSPAINIIRSPLGGRTYEYFTEDPFLNKKITVPFIVGVQENDVAVCVKHYAANNQETNRDFVDVQIDERTLREIYLPAFEAAVKEAHAYSFMGAYNKFRGEYLCENGYMLNDVLRDEWGFEGIVISDWAAVHDTKKSIENGLDVEMGTPKPFNEFFYADSLIEKVKSGEIAESDVDTHVKRILRMMFTLKSIDDKGRAKGSINTEAHFEDAYKIAAESVVLLKNDKNLLPLKTDNIKSIAVIGHNAMKKNALGGFGAGVKTKREVTPLEGLQNRLPKSIKINYAEGYLERYSNDEKAKLGDITLNGPVTINTLEPKLLEEALNAAKNSDVAIIFAGSNRDYETEASDRASLDLPFGQEELIKKVLEVNPNTIVVFIAGAPFDILDISQKSSSLIWSWFNGSEGGNALADVILGNVNPSGKLPWTMPKKLEDSPAHATNSFPGDESVVYTEGILVGYRWFDTKNVEPLYPFGYGMSYTTFEFSDLKTDKETYNADAIIEVTFNIKNTGKVAGKEVAQLYISDPESYVEKAAQELKGFEKVFLKSGSSKTVTMQLPAKELAYYNEVKKQWLVEPGTYKIKIGNSSRNIKSEVSINIK, from the coding sequence ATGAACATCAAGCATATATACACTTCAATGATTGCTGCTACTTTACTAGTAGTATCCTGTAAGGACACCAAACAATCTGAAAAAACAGCTAACAACACAATGGTTGCAGAATATAAAGGAAAACCCATCACCAAAGAATTCGACGCTAAAATTGATAGTCTTGTAGCGCAAATGACTTTAGAAGAAAAAACCGGTATGCTGCATGGTAATAGTATGTTTGCTACAAAAGCAATTGAACGATTAGGAATACCTGAATTAACGATGGCAGATGGCCCTCTTGGTGTTCGCGAAGAAATTTCCAGAGATTCTTGGACAGCTGCAGGTTGGGACAACGATTTTGCTACCTACTACCCTGCGGGCGGTGGTTTAGCAGCCACTTGGAACACTGAATTAGCTTATCTATTTGGCAGAAGCGTTGGCGAAGAAGCCATTGCAAGGGATAAAGATGTGCTGTTATCGCCAGCTATCAATATTATTAGATCACCACTAGGTGGAAGAACTTACGAGTATTTTACAGAAGACCCTTTTTTAAACAAAAAAATAACCGTGCCATTTATAGTGGGCGTTCAAGAAAACGACGTGGCAGTTTGCGTTAAACATTATGCGGCCAATAATCAAGAAACCAATAGGGATTTTGTTGATGTGCAAATAGATGAACGCACACTTCGCGAAATTTATTTACCAGCATTTGAAGCCGCTGTAAAAGAAGCACATGCTTATAGTTTTATGGGCGCATACAATAAATTCAGAGGGGAGTATTTATGCGAAAACGGCTATATGCTAAACGATGTTTTAAGGGATGAATGGGGTTTTGAAGGCATCGTTATTTCAGATTGGGCCGCGGTTCATGATACCAAAAAATCCATAGAAAATGGGTTGGATGTTGAAATGGGAACCCCAAAACCATTCAATGAATTCTTTTATGCGGATAGTTTAATTGAAAAAGTGAAGTCTGGAGAAATTGCTGAAAGCGATGTAGACACGCATGTAAAACGCATTTTACGCATGATGTTCACCTTAAAAAGTATCGACGATAAAGGACGTGCAAAAGGCAGCATCAATACCGAAGCTCATTTTGAAGATGCTTATAAAATTGCGGCAGAATCGGTCGTATTACTTAAAAACGACAAAAACCTATTACCACTTAAAACGGACAATATAAAAAGCATTGCGGTTATAGGTCATAATGCCATGAAAAAAAATGCCTTAGGTGGTTTTGGCGCCGGTGTAAAAACAAAAAGAGAAGTAACACCATTAGAAGGTCTACAAAATAGACTCCCAAAATCCATCAAAATCAATTATGCCGAAGGGTATCTAGAACGCTATTCAAACGATGAAAAAGCAAAACTGGGTGACATCACATTGAATGGTCCCGTAACCATCAATACCTTAGAACCAAAATTACTTGAAGAGGCTTTAAATGCTGCAAAAAATTCTGATGTAGCTATTATTTTCGCAGGTTCAAATAGAGATTACGAAACGGAAGCATCAGACAGAGCTAGTCTGGACTTACCTTTTGGGCAAGAAGAATTAATTAAAAAAGTATTGGAAGTAAACCCAAATACCATAGTCGTATTTATTGCTGGCGCTCCTTTTGATATTTTAGACATCAGTCAAAAATCCAGTTCATTAATTTGGAGCTGGTTTAATGGGTCTGAAGGCGGAAATGCCTTAGCGGATGTTATTTTAGGCAATGTAAACCCTTCAGGTAAATTACCATGGACGATGCCTAAAAAACTTGAAGATTCCCCGGCGCATGCTACTAATAGTTTTCCAGGTGATGAATCCGTAGTTTACACCGAGGGTATTTTAGTAGGGTATCGTTGGTTTGACACTAAAAATGTAGAACCATTATATCCTTTCGGATACGGCATGTCTTATACAACTTTTGAATTTTCGGATTTAAAAACAGATAAAGAAACTTATAATGCAGATGCTATTATTGAAGTCACATTCAATATCAAAAATACAGGAAAAGTGGCTGGTAAAGAAGTCGCACAATTATACATTTCAGATCCAGAATCCTACGTTGAAAAAGCAGCACAAGAGCTAAAAGGTTTCGAAAAAGTATTCCTTAAAAGCGGTTCTTCAAAAACGGTGACCATGCAACTTCCTGCTAAAGAATTGGCTTATTACAATGAAGTTAAAAAGCAATGGTTGGTAGAACCAGGAACCTATAAAATCAAAATAGGAAATTCTTCTAGAAACATAAAATCTGAGGTTTCCATTAATATCAAATAA